A section of the bacterium genome encodes:
- a CDS encoding molybdopterin-binding protein codes for MIAEVVSIGTELLLGQITDTNAAYLGKVLAGIGIPVYRRQTVGDNLERVADAIKLALSRSDLLVIIAGLGPTEDDLTREGIAAAIGEDLIFDPDLQA; via the coding sequence ATGATCGCAGAAGTTGTATCAATTGGCACAGAATTGCTTTTAGGGCAGATTACTGATACGAATGCAGCCTATCTCGGGAAGGTTTTGGCGGGGATCGGTATTCCGGTTTATCGCCGGCAGACGGTGGGGGATAATCTCGAACGAGTTGCCGATGCAATAAAACTCGCCTTGTCACGTTCGGATTTGCTCGTGATCATCGCAGGGTTAGGGCCAACTGAAGATGATTTGACTCGCGAAGGCATCGCCGCGGCAATTGGGGAGGATCTGATTTTCGATCCCGATCTCCAAGCCC